A segment of the Triticum urartu cultivar G1812 chromosome 1, Tu2.1, whole genome shotgun sequence genome:
acaaacaacaacaacaaccacaacaacaacaacaacaacaacaacaacaacaacaacacaacaacaacaacaacaacaacaacaacaacacaaacaacaacaaacaacaacaacaacaacacaacaacaacaacaacaacaacaacaacaacaacaacaacaacacaacaacaacaacaacacacaaacacaacaaaaacaacaaacaacaacaacaacaaaacaacaacaacaacaacaacaacaacaacaacaaacaacaacaacacaacaacaacaacaacaacacacaacaacaacaacaacaacaacaacaacaaaacaacaacaacaacaacaacaacaacaacaacaacaacaacaacaacaacaacaacaacaacaacaacaacaacaacaacaacaacaacaacaacaaaaacaaacaacaacaacaacaacaacaacaacaacaaaacaacaaaacaacaacaacaaaaaacaacaacaacaacacaaaaacaacaacaaacaacaacaacaacaaacaacaacaacaacaacaacaacaacaacaacaacaacaacaacaacaacaacaacaacaacaacaacaacaacaaccaacaacaacaacaacaacaacaacacaaacaacaacaaacaacaacaacaacaacaacaaaacaacaacaacaacaacaaacaacaacaacaacaacaacgcggaattccaagcatattaggattatttaagcaaattatcatgctatttaagactctcaaaataatctaagtgaagcatgagagatcaatagtttctataaaacaaatccaccaccgtgctctaaaatatataagtgaagtactaaagcaaaattatataactcaaatgatataagtgaagcacatagagtattctaaaaaattccaaatcatgtatggctctctcaaaaggtgtgtacagcaaggatgattgtggtaaactaaaaagcaaagactcaaatcatacaagacgcttcaagcaaaacacatatcatgtggtgaataaaaacatagctccaagtaaagttaccgatagaagtagacgaaaagacgggatgccttccggggcatccccaagatttggattttaggtgtccatagattatattgggggttccatgggcatccccaagcttaggctcttgccactccttgttccataatccatcaaatctttacccgaaacttgaaaacttcacaacacaaaacttaaagtagaaaatctcatgagctccgttagcgaaagaaaacaaaagaccacttcaaggtactgtaatgaactcattatttatttatattggtgttaaacctactgtattccaacttctatatagtctataaactattttactagccatagattcatcaaaataagcaaacaacacacgaaaaacagaatctgtcaaaaacagaacagtctgtagtaatctgtagctagcgcaagatctggaaccccaaaaattctaaaataaatttctggacgtgaggaatttatctattaatcatcttcaaaaataattaactaaatatcacttcccaaataaaaatggcagcagttctcgtgagcgctaaagtttctgtttttgacagcaagattaacaagactttccccaagtcttcccaacggttctacttggcacaaacactaattgaacacaaaaaacacaacctaaacataggctagataaattatttattactaaacagtatcaaaaagcaaggaataaaaataaaattgggttgcctcccaacaagcgctatcgtttaacgcccctagctaggcataaaaagcaaggatagatctaggtattgccatctttggtaggcaatccataagtggatctcataatagattcataaggtaatttaattttctttctaggaaagtgttccatgactttccttaacggaaattggaatctaatatttccttccttcatatcaataattgcaccaatcgttctaaggaaaggtctaccaagaataataggacatgaaggattgtaatctatgtcaagaacaataaaatctacaggcacataattcctatttgcaacaataagaacatcattaattcttcccataggtttcttaatagtggaatccgcaaggtgcaagtttagagagcaatcatcaaaatcacggaaacctaacaaatcgcacaaagtctttggaatcgtggaaacactagcacccaaatcacacaaagcatagcactcatgatctttaattttaattttaatagtaggttcccactcatcataaagttttctagggatagagacttctaattcaagtttttcttcataagattgcatcaaggcatcaacgatatgtttagtggacgctttattttgactataagcgtgaggagaatttagcatggattgcaacaaggaaattccttgaaatccttgaaatcaatcaaagagcaattttcataattaaattccttgaaatccaaaatagtgggtttagcaacatctagggttttaatttcttcaattccactttcatcaattttagcatcaagatctaaaactccgaattcttggaacgtcttctaggtaaaggtggatcataatcagtcccatcattattaagatacgtattgcaaaacaaagatttaatagggacacatcaataacttttagatcttcatctttattttcataggaactagaagaacacgctcttataaaggaatctttcttagcacgcatcctagcagttctttctttgcactcattaatggaaattctcatggctttgagagactcattgatatcatgcttaggtggaatagatctaagtttcaaagaatcaacataaagataaattctatcaacattcctagccaactcatcaatcttaagcaatttttcttcaatcaaagcattgaaattcttttgcgaagtaataaattctttaatattagattcaaaatcagagggcatcttattataatttccataagaattgttgtagtaattaccataattattagagggattactaggataaggcctaggattaaaatttcctctatacgcggtgctaccaaaattgttcctaccaacaaaattcacatccatagattcattattattctcaatcaaagtagacaagggcatatcattaggatcagaagaaacactcttacaagcaaataatttcataagttcatccatctttccactcaagacattaatttcttctatcgcatgcacctttttattagtagatctttcagtatgccattgagaataattaaccataatattatctaggagtttagtagcttctcctaaagtgatttccataaaagtgcctcccgcggccgaatctaaaagatttctagaagcaaaattcaatccggcataaattttttgtataatcatccacagattcaaaccatgagtagggcaattacgtatcattaatttcatcctctcccaagcttgtgcaacatgttcatgatcaagttgcttaaaattcataatatcatttctaagggagatgatcttagcgggaggaaaatacatagagataaaaacatctttgcacttattccatgaatcaatactattcttaggcaaagacgaaaaccaagctttagcacgatctctaagcgaaaaaggaaatagcttcaatttaacaatatcgttatccacatctttcttattttgcatatcacacaaatcaactaagaaatttagatgggtagcggcatcttcactaggaaggccggaaaatggatctttcatgacaagattcagcaaagaaATATTAATTTCgcaagattcagcatcagtaagaggagcaatcggagtgctaataaaatcattgttgttggtattggtaaagtcacacaatttagtattatcttgagccatcgtgacaagcaagcaaactaacacacaagcaaacaaaaagcaagcgggcaaaaagaggcaaatagagaaagagagggaggatagagagagagggtgaataaaatggcaaggctgaagtggggagaggaaaacgagaggcaaatggcaaataatgtaatgtgggagatagggattgtgatgggtacttggtatattgacttttgcgtagactccccgggaacggcgccagaaatggctcgttgtcgggagtcaaatcttgacttgcgcgaacctccccg
Coding sequences within it:
- the LOC125534654 gene encoding LOW QUALITY PROTEIN: uncharacterized protein DDB_G0287625 (The sequence of the model RefSeq protein was modified relative to this genomic sequence to represent the inferred CDS: inserted 1 base in 1 codon; deleted 3 bases in 3 codons) → NNNHNNNNNNNNNNNXHNNNNNNNNNNTNNNKQQQQQHNNNNNNNNNNNNNNTTTTTTHKHNKNNKQQQQQNNNNNNNNNNNKQQQHNNNNNNTQQQQQQQQQQNNNNNNNNNNNNNNNNNNNNNNNNNNNNNNNNKNNNNNNNNNNNKTTKQQQQKTTTTTQKQQQTTTTTNNNNNNNNNNNNNNNNNNNNNNNNNNNNNNNNNNTNNNNNNNNNNKTTTTTTNNNNNN